TGGATGTGGTCCATCTGCAGCACGCAGAAACCCCTGGTCTGGGCGACAAGATCGATAAGAAGAAGTCGGACTGGAGCGACCAGTTCAAGGAATTTGATCCTGCCAGCCAATCACTGCGTGTGAAAAAGGATGGAGGGGACGTAGATGCCATCACGGCAGCTACCATCACCAGCCGAGCCTATTGTGATGGCATCCAGCGTGCCTACAGCACTTTTGTTGAACATGTGAAAAATCAGGAAGGAGGAGCCCAATGAGTCAATGGAAAAACTTCACCAAGGGATTTATCAAGGAGAACCCGGTATTTGTTTTGCTGCTGGGCCTTTGCCCCACCCTTGGGGTGACCACTTCGGCCATCAATGGGATGGGGATGGGTCTGGCAACCACCTTTGTACTGGTATCCTCAAACGTGGTAGTTTCATTGATCAAGAATGCCATCCCGGATAAAGTGCGTATCCCTTCCTTCATTGTGATTATCGCCTCGTTTGTTACCATTGTTCAACTGGTAATGGAGGCTTATTCCCCGGATCTTTTCGCGGCCTTGGGTCTGTTTATCCCCCTGATCGTGGTAAACTGCATTGTCATGGGGCGTGCAGAGGCCTTTGCCAGTAAGAAAGGAGTGCTGAGCTCACTGATTGACGGACTTGGGATGGGGCTGGGCTTCACCTTTGCATTGACCTTGTT
The sequence above is a segment of the Bacteroides sp. genome. Coding sequences within it:
- a CDS encoding electron transport complex subunit E; its protein translation is MSQWKNFTKGFIKENPVFVLLLGLCPTLGVTTSAINGMGMGLATTFVLVSSNVVVSLIKNAIPDKVRIPSFIVIIASFVTIVQLVMEAYSPDLFAALGLFIPLIVVNCIVMGRAEAFASKKGVLSSLIDGLGMGLGFTFALTLLGAVREILGAGAIFGHSFIKGEGMLLFVLAPGAFLGLGYLIALSNLLKKKE